A window from Culex pipiens pallens isolate TS chromosome 3, TS_CPP_V2, whole genome shotgun sequence encodes these proteins:
- the LOC120416198 gene encoding uncharacterized protein LOC120416198 yields MTSRNWWTILGPATVVTVIALVLIDRGAALDCHFCIGIDACNYTAEVNRSLAEIDDKVVSCTAELVHLTNESLAGFMPTLRWTPVRSTDEFQCVHVRATSLADITFLFIRGCTYATNNQSFCDLRHSSFQGRRECVACDDADSCNDVPSSATRSWIAWLTTITAMLIAASTAAVNR; encoded by the exons ATGACGTCACGAAACTGGTGGACCATTTTGGGCCCGGCGACAGTGGTCACTGTGATCGCGCTTGTGCTTATCGATCgag GGGCGGCCTTGGATTGCCATTTCTGCATCGGGATCGACGCCTGCAACTACACCGCTGAAGTGAATCGGTCGTTGGCCGAGATCGACGACAAGGTCGTTAGCTGTACGGCTGAGCTGGTGCATCTGACAAACGAGTCCCTGGCGGGGTTCATGCCGACACTGCGCTGGACGCCGGTGCGCAGCACCGACGAGTTCCAGTGTGTACACGTGCGAGCGACGTCCCTAGCGGACATCACGTTCCTGTTCATCCGGGGTTGCACCTACGCGACCAACAATCAATCGTTCTGTGATCTACGGCATTCCAGCTTCCAGGGAAGGCGCGAGTGTGTGGCCTGTGACGATGCCGATAGCTGCAATGACGTCCCAAGTAGCGCCACCAGATCTTGGATTGCCTGGCTTACTACGATTACCGCAATGCTCATTGCAGCAAGCACTGCCGCCGTCAACCGGTGA